A window of Diabrotica virgifera virgifera chromosome 9, PGI_DIABVI_V3a contains these coding sequences:
- the LOC114336993 gene encoding gastrula zinc finger protein xLCGF3.1-like → MNNLKLRTVNGGSCDNIQNDASNLLDYTGNNLNKTLTATTDVKTEENLFKCEFCSKQLIRSSTLKRHLRVHTEEKRVRCELCTKQFPSNSHLTIHMRVHTGEKPFSCKICTKQFSREDVLKSHMTVHTREQPFECKICAKHFSGKWDLKRHIMTLHSGEKHFTCNVCSKQFSYSSSLQRHIRVHTGETPFECGVCTKKFSVKSNLIMHMRVHTGEKPFQCKLCNKSYSQNCGLKSHMTVHTGEKPFKCKICSKEYLHNSSFTAHMETHTSGTGHSTIFRKLNWKWGPL, encoded by the coding sequence gtGGCTCTTGTGACAACATCCAAAATGATGCAAGCAATCTATTAGACTATACTGGAAATAATTTGAACAAAACCTTAACTGCTACTACGGATGTGAAAACTGAAGAAAATCTTTTTAAATGTGAATTTTGCTCCAAACAATTAATAAGAAGTTCtactttaaaaagacatttgagagtgcacaccgAAGAAAAACGAGTTAGATGTGAACTTTGCACAAAACAGTTTCCATCAAACTCACATTTAACTatacatatgagagtgcatactggtgaaaaacctttctCATGCAAAatatgcaccaaacagttttcaaggGAAGATGTTTTAAAATCGCATATGACAGTGCATACTCGTGAACAACCATTTGAGTGTAAAATATGCGCCAAACATTTTTCAGGAAAGTGGGATTTAAAAAGACATATTATGACATTGCACAGTGGCGAAAAGCACTTTACGTGTAACGTATGCAGCAAACAGTTTTCATATAGTTCTTCTTTACAAAGACATATacgagtgcatactggtgaaacaCCATTTGAATGTGGAGTTTGCACCAAAAAATTTTCAGTAAAGAGTAATTTAATAatgcatatgagagtgcatactggtgaaaaaccttttcAATGCAAACTATGCAATAAATCGTATTCACAAAATTGTGGTTTAAAATCACATATGAcggtgcatactggtgaaaaacctttcaaatgcaAAATATGCTCCAAAGAGTATTTACACAATTCTAGTTTTACAGCACATATGGAAACACACACTAGTGGAACGGGGCACAGTACTATATTCAGGAAAttgaattggaaatggggccccctttaa